One Phaseolus vulgaris cultivar G19833 chromosome 4, P. vulgaris v2.0, whole genome shotgun sequence DNA window includes the following coding sequences:
- the LOC137837771 gene encoding peroxidase 47-like: MANFLTLLFAVEMIVVSGFSLGASGLNMNYYLFSCPLAELIVKSTLNRALQDDPTLAAGLVRMHFHDCFIEGCDGSVLIDSTKDNTAEKDSPANLSLRGYEVIDDIKEELEKQCPGVVSCADILAMAARDAVFFAGGPVYDIPKGRKDGTRSKIEDTFNLPAPIFNASQLIKMFGQRGFSAKDMVALSGAHTLGVARCSSFKQRLTPLDPSLDSQFAKTLSKTCSGGDTAEQPFDSTRNDFDNLYFNALVSNNGVLTSDQTLYTTPQTRNLVNSYAMNQALFFLDFLQAMVKMSTLDVKEGSRGEVRRNCHKIN, translated from the exons ATGGCTAATTTTCTGACACTGCTTTTTGCTGTGGAAATGATAGTGGTGAGTGGTTTCAGTTTGGGAGCAAGTGGCTTGAACATGAACTACTACTTGTTCAGTTGCCCTTTGGCTGAACTTATTGTTAAGAGCACACTCAACAGAGCTCTGCAAGATGATCCCACCCTAGCAGCAGGGCTTGTTAGAATGCACTTCCATGACTGTTTCATAGAG GGATGTGATGGCTCAGTTCTGATCGACTCCACTAAGGACAACACAGCAGAAAAAGATTCACCAGCAAATTTGAGCTTGAGGGGCTATGAAGTAATAGATGATATCAAGGAAGAGCTTGAAAAACAATGCCCAGGAGTGGTTTCATGTGCTGACATTCTTGCTATGGCTGCTAGAGATGCAGTTTTCTTC GCAGGGGGTCCTGTGTATGACATACCAAAAGGTAGGAAGGATGGAACAAGGTCCAAAATTGAGGATACTTTCAATCTTCCTGCACCCATTTTCAATGCTTCTCAGCTCATTAAGATGTTTGGGCAACGTGGGTTTTCTGCAAAAGACATGGTGGCTCTCTCAg GAGCTCACACATTAGGAGTGGCAAGGTGTTCTTCATTCAAGCAGAGACTTACCCCATTGGATCCATCTTTGGACTCACAGTTTGCAAAGACACTCTCCAAGACATGCAGTGGTGGTGACACTGCAGAGCAGCCCTTTGACTCCACCAGGAACGATTTCGACAACCTATACTTCAACGCTCTGGTCTCAAACAACGGTGTTCTCACATCAGACCAAACGTTGTACACCACCCCACAAACCAGAAACCTTGTAAACTCTTATGCAATGAACCAAGCCTTGTTCTTCTTGGATTTTCTACAGGCAATGGTGAAGATGAGCACGCTCGATGTGAAAGAAGGGTCCAGAGGGGAAGTACGAAGAAATTGCCATAAAATAAACTGA